Within Conexibacter woesei DSM 14684, the genomic segment GTTTCGCGACGCGCACTCGATCAAGGGCAGCGCCAGCATCCTGGGGCACGTGGAGCTCGGCGGGCTGGCCGGGATCATGGAGGAGATCCTCGCGCCCGCACGCGACCGAGGCGTGCTGCCGCCGCGCGTGGTGCCGGCGCTGCTCGGCGGCGTCGACGCGATCCGCGCAGCCGTCGCGGGTGACCTCGCCACGATCGAGCCTGCATCGGTCGCGCTGCGCGCAGCGGCCGCGAGCGACGGGCCGCCCGTCGCACGTCCCACCGCACCTCCCACCGTGCCTGGCGACGAGCCGCCCGTCGGGCGCCCTCAGCGCATGCTGCGGGTGCGAGCGGAAAACGTCGACCAACTGCTCGACGCGGTCGGCGAGACGGCGCTGCACGGCCGCCGGCTCGAGCACCTCGTCGGCACGCGCACCGCGGACGAGTCGGTCCACCAGGAACTGGAGCGTGGCGAGACGCTCGTCGGCGAGCTGCAGGATGCGGTCCTCGGCCTGCGCATGCTGCCGTTGGAGACGATCGTCGGCGGCCTGCCGCGGGCGGTCCGGGACATCGCGAGCGAGGCCCGTCGCGAGGTGCGGTTGGTGCTGGAGGGAACCGAGACGCCGTTGGACCGCTCGATCCTCGACGGGATCGGCGACCTGCTCGTCCACCTGCTGCGCAACGCCGTCTCGCACGGGATCGAGCCGCCGGAGGAGCGCGAGACGCTCGGCAAGCCTCGCACCGGGACGATCCGGATCCGAGCCGAGCAGCGCGGCGACCGCGTCGCCGTCACCTGCGCAGACGACGGCCGCGGCGTGACGCGCGAGCTGCTGGAGCGCTCCCGCAAGCACGGCTCCCTGATCGACCTGCTGGCGCAACCGGGCTTCTCGACCCAGGCCGAGGTCTCCGATCTGGCCGGTCGCGGGGTCGGCCTCGACGCTGTCAAGCACCACGTCGAGCGCATCGGCGGGGAGCTCGAGGCGACCAGCGAGCCGGGTGCCGGGACGGCCATGACGCTGCTGCTGCCGCTGACGCTCGCGGTCGTCACGCTCCTGCTCGTGGAGCGCGGCGGCCAGCCGTTCGGGCTGCCGCTGACGAGCGTCGAGCAAGCGGTCCGCGGCGAGCGCACCCACGCGCTGCACGGGTGCCGGTCGCTCGAGCTGGACGGCACGACCGTGCCGCTGGTCGACCTCGCCGACGCCCTCGGGAGCACGGCACCGGCGCTCGCGCACACCGCTCCCGTCGTGGTCGTCGCCAGCGGCGGCCAGCGCATCGCGATCGCCTGCGATCGCCTGCTCGGAGACCGCGAGTCCGTCGTCAAGAGCCTCGGACCGCTCCTCGCGCCGATCCGCGGCTACCTCGGCGCGACGATCCTCCCCGACGGCGGGATCGCGCTGCTGCTCGACCCTGCCCATCTCGTGCGCGCCGGCGAAGCCGCCGCAGCTCCGCCGCGCACCGTGGCGGCCCCGGAGCGACCGCCGCCGAAGGTGCTCGTCGTCGACGACCAGTTGACCGTGCGCGAGCTCGAGCGAACGATCCTGGAGGCCGCGGGCTACCGCGTCTGCACCGCGGAGGACGGCTTCGCCGCGCTCGCGACGCTCGAGCGCGAGGCCGACGTCGAATGCGTCGTCAGCGACGTCGAGATGCCTGGGATGGGGGGGCTGGCGCTGCTGGAGGCGATCCGGGCGCAGCCCGGCCACGCGACGCTGCCGGTCGTGATCGTCACCTCCCGCGACGACGAGCAGGCGCTCGCGCGCGGCGCCGACGCCGGCGCCGACGCATGGGTCGTCAAGTCGCAGTTCGACCAGCAGGCGCTGCTGGACACCGTCGGCCGGCTCGTCGGCCAGCGATGAGCGGCGATCCGATCCGCATCGCGATCTGCGATGACTCGCGCAGCTATACGGAGGCGCTCCGCAGCTTCCTCGAAGCCGACCAGACGCTGCGCGTCGTCGCGGTCGCGCACTCCGCGGAGGAGCTGATCGCCGAGCTGCCCCGCTCGCGCCCCGACCTCGTGACGCTCGACCTCGAGCTGCCGGGGATCGACGGCGTCGAGGCGATCCGGCGGATCATGGCGACCCGGCCGGTGCCGATCGTGGTGCTCAGCACGCAGGCCGAGAGCGGCGGCGGCACGCTCGCCGCGGCGATCGCCGCCGGGGCGCTCGACGCCGTCGCGAAGAGCCAACTGCGGCTGGACCGTCGCAGCGGCCCGCAGGCGATCCAGTTGCGCCGTCGCCTTGCGCGGCAGGCGGGACCGAGCGCCGCGCCGACGCCCGTCGCCGCGCCCGCAAGCCCCCGCAGCGCTGCGCCACGGCGCCCTCCCGGGGGCGGCGTCCCGAAGGCCGGCGTTGCGACGGTCGTAGGGGTGGCCGCCTCTGCCGGCGGCCCGTCGGCGCTGGCCGAAGTGCTCGGAGCGCTGCCGGCGGACTACTCGCTTCCCGTGCTCGTCGTCCAGCACATGTCGCGCGGGTTCACCGCCGGCCTGGTCGACTGGCTCGACGCCACGGTCCCGCCACCGGTTCGCCTGGCACGCGACGGCGAGCCGGCGGGCCGCGGCGTGGCGGTCGCGCCCGACGGCGCCCATCTGCGGGTCGGCGCCGACGGGCGCCTGCAGCTCGACGCGCGGGCCGATGGCAGCGCCCATCGCCCGTCCGCCGACATGCTGCTGCTCTCGTTGGCGCGCAGCGCCCGTCGCGGAGCGGTCGCGGTCGTGCTGACCGGGATGGGGCGCGACGGAGCGGCCGGCGTCTCCGCCGTCTGCGAGGCCGGCGGCGCAGCGATCGCCGAACGGGCGGACCGCGCGCTCCTGTCGGGGATGCCGGCGGCTGCGGCGGAGGGCGGCGCGACGCCGCTCGAGCTGAACCGCATCGGTCCCGTGCTCGCGCTCCTGTCGGCAGGGGCGCCGCGATGAGCGACGACCTGCGCGTGCTCGCCGGGATGGTGCAAGGTGCCAGCGGCATCGTGCTGAGCGACGTGCAGCTGACCTCTCTCGGCGCGGCGCTGCGCCGCGTCGACCCGCGGCTGGCGGCGACGGAGCTGCTGCACGACGGCGACACCGCGCGGCAGGCGCGCCGGCTCGCCCGGCTCGTCGACGAGGTCACCGTCAACGAGACGTTCTTCCTGCGTCACGAGGACGAGCTGGAGGAGATCGACTGGGCGGCGGCGGCAACCCGCGCGACGTCCGCCGGCAGGCGCGCGGTGCGCGTCTGGAGCGCCGGCTGCTCGACGGGCGAGGAGCCCTACTCGCTCGCGCTGCTGGCGGCGGAGGCGCTGCACTCGGAGCATCCTCCCGTCGGCGTCCTCGGCAGCGACATCTCGCCGACGGCGCTCGGCGCCGCCCAGCGCGCCGTCTACGGCCCCCGCGCCGTGCGGCTGCTCGACGCCGGGCGACGCTCCCGCTGGTGCGTCGCCGACCGCGGCGGCCTGCGCGTCGGCGATCGGCTGCGCGCGCTCGTCCGCTTCATGCCGCACAACCTCGTCACCGAGCCTTCGCCGCCGGAGGGCGAGCAGCCATTCGACGTGATCGTCTGCCGCAACGTCCTGATCTACTTCGACGCTCCCACCGTCGCGCGCGTGACCGCCGGATTTCAGGCCGCGCTCGCGCCCGGAGGCCAGTTGCTGCTCGGCACCGCCGACCGGCTCGGGAGCGCGCCCCCGCCAGCCAGCCCACCGACCCCGCCGGCGCCACCCGGCCCGCGGGCGGGACCTGGCCCGCGGACGCCGGCCGGCCCCCAGCCGAGCCCCCGCATCGACGGCACACCCGACCCGGTCGAGGCGGCGGCGCAAGCGGCCTTTGAGTCCGGCCTGCGGCTGCTCAGCGACGGCGACGCAGCGAGCGGCGTGCAGGCGCTGCGGCGCGCGCTCTACCTCGCTCCCGGCTTGGCCGTCGCCGCGCTGCAGCTCGGGCGCGGCCACGAGGCGCTCGGCGATGAGGCGGCAGCCCGGCGCGCATACGGGCAGGCGCTTGCCCTCGCGGAGCAGGCGGCGAGCCCGGAGGCGCGCCTCTACAACCGCGTCGGTGCGGCCGACGTCGTCGCCGCCTCGCGCGCGCGGCTGACGGCACTCGCACGCGTTTGACCCGCAGCCGCGCCCGCGCCGTTCACGCGTCGGTGCCGGTCGTCAGCGCACGCGTCAGCTCGTGCATCAGGAACGGGACGCTGACCGGTTTCGCGATGCGCGCGAAGAGCCCGTCCGCCGCGTCGCCTGCGTGCGGTGCTGGACCGGAGTCCAGGACGACCACCCGCGAAGACGACAGCACACCGTCTGTCCCAAGCCGCTGGAGCACCGCAGCGCCCTCTCGCGCCGCCGGATCGAGATCGAGCACGACGACCCGCGGGTGCAGCTCCGGGGAACCTCCGGCGAGCACGTCGAGGGCTTCGTCGTCATGCCGGATCCAGCGTGTCTGGTGCCCACGTGCCGCGAACGCGTTCAGCAGGATCTCGCCGAGCGGCTCGTCGGCCTCCAGCAGCACGATGTCCGGTGCGCGGGCGGCGGCGGACGCGGCAGCGCCAGCCGGAAGGACGCGCGAGCGGCCGGCTTCCTTCGCGCGGTAGAGCGCGGCGTCGGCGGCGCGGTGCAGCGCGGTGATGCTCTCGCCGTCGACGCCGCGCTGCGCGACGCCGGCGCTGAAGGAGACCGTGAACGGTTCGCCGTCGTCCGCCGCGAACGGCACCGAGGTGAACTCGGCGAGCAGGTCGAGCAGCCGCTGCTGCGCGTCCTCGCGCGTCATGCCGTACATCCCGACGACGAACTCCTCGCCGCCCCAGCGGCCGATCACGTCCTCGCCGCGGAAGGCCTGTCGCAGCACGTCTCCCATCCGCTGCAGGACGGCGTCGCCGAGCGCGTGGCCGTAGCGATCGTTGACCGCCTTGAACTCGTCGAGGTCGATGATCGCGAGCGTCAGCGCCTCGCCGAAGCGGTGGGCGAGCTGCACGAGCCGCTCGAGCTTCTGCGTCGAGCTGCTGCGGTTCGCGACGCCCGTCAGCGCGTCGGTCTCGGCCAGCATCCGGTGCAGCGCGAAACGTTCGAGCCGGTTGCGGATCCGCGCCAGCAGCTCGGCGGGGACGATCGGCTTCGTCAGGTAGTCATCGGCGCCGGCGGCGAAGACGCGATGGATGGTCGCAGCGTCGCTGTGCCCGGTCAGGAACAGGATCGGCACCGTCGCCCAGCGGTGGTCGTTGCGCAGCACGCCGCAGAGGTCGAGGCCGGTCGTGCCCGGCATGTCGACATCGAGCATCACGATGTCGGGCCGCGATCGTTCGAGCTCCTCCCAGACGCACAGCGGATCGTCGACCGCGACGACCTCGATGCCATGCGGAGCGAGCAGCGTCGAGATGGTGTCGAGCACGAGACGGTCATCGTCGATCGCGAGCAGCGTGACGACCTCGCTGCGCGTCCGCTCGATCAGCTGCACCGCGTGGTCGAGGACCTGCTGGATCGGGAGCGACTTCGCCGCGAAGCCGCGGCCGCCGCGCCGCGCGACCTCGACGCGGTCGACGAACGTGTCCCGCACTGTCAGGACGAGCACCGGCACCGGGTCGGGCTCGGCGGCCAGCTCGGCGAGCAGCTCGTACGCGTCCGCGGTGCCGTCGGCGAACGTGAGGTCCAGCAGGACGAGGTCGGGACGCTCCAGCAGGGCGAGCGCGCGCCCACCTGCCGGCGATGACGCGGTGCGCGCGCGGAGCCCGCGGGCGACGGCCTCGGCGGCGAGCCGGTCGGCGATCACGCGATCGTCGTCGATCACGAGGATCAGCGACGGCGCGCCCACCAGCGGCGGCGGCTCGGGCGGCTCCGCCTCAGCGACCGCCGGCGACCCCTGCAGGGTCTCGCGCAGCTCCGCCACCAGCTCCGCCGCGTGCCATGCGGCCGTGGAGGTGAGCGGCGGCGACACCGTCAGCAGCCGCTCCAGCTCGTGAGCGTTCCCGGTCGCGGAGCCGAAGCCGAACGTCCCGACCGATCCCGCCAGCTTGTGCGCTTCTGCGGCGCCCTGCGCTCGCAGTGGGGCGTCGTCGACGCCGCGGATCGAGGAGAGGACCGCGCGCTCGACGACTGCGACCTGTTCGAAGATCGTCGCGCGATGGCGCGCCCACGCCTCCGCGAGCAGCGGCTCGAGCGGCGGCGGGCCGCTCATCTGGTCCAGCCCAGCGCATCGGAGATCTCGCCTGCGAGCAGGGCGACGGAGAAGGGCTTGGGCAGCGTCGCGGCGGCGCCGAGTGCGACGAGGCCTTCGAGCACCGCAGGCTCGTCGTGCCCGGTCAGGAAGACGACGGGGATGTGCGTCGTCGCGTCATCGCGGCGCAGCGCCGCGAGCGTCGCCGGTCCGTCCATCTCCGGCATCTCGACGTCGAGCAGGACGGCATCGGGCTGCCGGGCGGTGGCTGCCGAGACGGCCTCGGCGCCGGACCCGACACTCGTCGCCTCCCAGCCAGCGCCTTCGAGCGCGATGATCGCCATCTCGCGCATCACGTCGGAGTCGTCGATGATCAGGATCCTGCGTTCAGTCAGCAGAGTGATTCACTCCTCAGGCGATCGTGATCGGGACGCCGGGCGTCATGCGTGTCGCGAGCCAAGTCACGGCGCTCGTGGCCAGGCGGATGCAGCCGTGCGAGACAGCCGTTCCGAGCTGTCCGCCGACGTTGTCGAGTCCGTGGAGGGCGATCTGACCCGGCCCGCCGGCGAACTCCTGCAGGACGTTCGAGCGGGCGCTGGTCGCGAGCGCGAACGGGGCGCCGGCGGCGTCGCCCGGCAGGCGCACGTTCTCCTCGACGAAGTAGGCGCCGCGAGGGGTGGGGGTCGAGCGCTTGCCGACGATCGCACTGAACGTGCGCAGTCGTCGCCCGCCGCCGTAGACGGTCACGCGCCGCGCGCCCACGTCGACGACGATGTGCCACGCGGTGGTCGAGAGCCGCACGTGCGCGGCGCGGATCCAGCCCGACCGCGGCGGTGTCAGCGCCAACGTGCGCCCGGGGAGTCGCACGCGCAACCAGCCGCGGCCGCGCCGGTCGCTGGTCTGACCGATCACCGGCAGCGCCGTGCGCACCCGGGTGATCGGTCGTCTGGAGCCGACGCGCGCGACCAGCCGGCCGTCGGCGGTCGGGCGGTCCCGCGCGTCGTGCGCCGTCGGCAGGGCGGCGACCAGCTGGCGGGGCGCGACCCGCGCGGCGGCGGTCGCCTGCGCCGCTGCAGCGCCGGCGACCAGCGCCGGCAGGCAGACGAGGGTCGCGACGCCGCGGAGCATCAGCCGGTGAATCCGCCGGGGGTGCGCGGCGGCCGCGACGGAGGGGTCGACGGCCGCTGGGGGGCGGCAACGGGACGTCGGGCCGCGGCGCATGCGCGCATGCGCATCCTGCGCGTCACGGCGGGTGTGCCGTCGTTGAACGTGACGCGTGCCTTCAGCGTCGAGATGCCGTCGCCCGGCTCGATCATCGCGGCGAATGGGGCGCGTCTCGCGGTCGTGACGACCAGTCTGTCGACCGTGAACACGACGCGCCGGATCGAGCGGCCGGTCACGAGGGCGCGGAAGGTGCGTTGAACGCAGCGGGTCGTGCCGTATCTGGCGACTCTGCTCGGGGTGGTGGTGAGGGCGCCTCTCCCGTTCGGAGCGGCGTTGGTGCCGTTGCCGCCGCCCGGTCCGCCGCCCTGTGTGCCGCCGCCTCCGCCGGTGCCGCCACCGCCGGAGCCACCGCCGCCTCCTCCGGGAGTGCCTCCGCCGGGAGTGCCTCCGCCGGTCGCGCAGCGCGCTGCGGTGATCGTGTCGTTGATCAACGTCACCGCGCCGTTACGGGCGAGCGCACGCCCGTGCAGCGTGACGCCGTCGGTCAGCGTGATCGACGTCAGCGCCAGGATGTTCCCGGCGAAGACGGATGTCGTGCCGAGCGTCGCGGAGCTGCCGACCTGCCAGAAGACGTTGCACGGCTGCGCGCCGTTGACGAGGCTCACGTGGCTGCCCGATCCGGTGATCAGCGTCGAGCCGGCCTGGAAGACGAACACGGCGCTGGGGTCGCCCTGCGCGTCGAGCGTGAGCTGGCCGGTCAACGCGAGCGCCGAGGCGGACCTGTAGACGCCGGGCGTGAGCGTGTGGCCGGTGAGGTCGGCGGGCACGGCCGCGGGCGGCGTGCGCCCGGCGGCGTCGTCGTAGGCTGTCGTGAGATCGGACTGCGCCTGGCCCGCGACCGCGTCGGCCGCGTGGATCGTCCCGTTGACGGTCCCAGGCGGGAAGCCGATCACCGCGGTTCCCGGACTGACGCCGAGGTTGCCGTTGATCGTCGACGGGCCGATATTGGTCACCGTCGAGCCGGAGAGGACCGCGAAGCTGTCAGCCGTTCCGAGACCGACCGGCGGCTGGGCGGCGAGCGCGGCGCTCGTGAGCGACGTCAGCACAACCAGCAGCGCGACGGCGAACGCTCCGGCGACGCGACGTGCCGACAGCGAGATGCCTGCGAAGGGGTCGCAGGTGGTGCGTGGTGCGGTGGCCATGGCCGACCGCCTCTCTGCTCCTCTCACGAAGTTGGCGCCGAGGGAGCGAGAAGAGCAAGGAGACTCACCAAACGCGTCCGTCAACGTAACATGCGTTTGCTGAATGCTCTAAATAATTGTCTCAATTGGCGCACGCAAGTGCGATCTGCGTTGCACGGCGGATGAGATAGCAACGTTCGTCCAGTTTGCGACGCAGAACTCACGCCCAGACGGGCGATTAGCGGCGTCCGGCGTGGCGGGGCGTGCGCCAAGTGTCCAAATCGCACACGATCCACCGGAAATCGACACATAGTGAGCTAAGCTTCACCAATGGAGATCGGTGGGTGGGAGGCGCAGGCGACGGTGGCCGGCGGGTTGGACGAGCTGCTGCGGCTCGGCCAGGTGCGCACGGCCTTTCAGCCGATCGTGGACCTCGAGACAGGCCGTCTGTTCGGGTTCGAGGCGCTGTCGCGCGGCCCGGAGGGGAGCGATCTCGAGCAGCCCGACCGGTTGTTCGCCGCCGCGCGCGCGGACGATCGCCTCGCTGCGCTCGACTCGCTCTGCCAGGTCACGGCGCTGGCGAGCGCCGAGGCGCACGCGATCCAATCGCCGCTGACGTTGTTCGTCAACGTCGAGCCGGACTCCGCCTGCTTCGGATCGCTGCCGCATGTCGGGCGCGGCGTGCGCGGCATCATCGAGCTCACTGAGCGCACGCTCACCAGCCGGCTGGCGGAGCTGCTCCCGGCCGTTCGCTCGGCACGCGAGCGGGGGTGGGGGATCGCGCTCGACGACATCGGCGCCGACACCCGCTCGCTCGCGCTGATGCCGTTGCTGCGCCCGGACGTGATCAAGCTCGACCTGCGGCTCGTGCAGACACAGCCGACGCCCGAGATCGCCGCGATCGCGGGCGCCGTCGGCGCCCAGGCCGAACGCACCGGCGCGACCGTCCTCGCCGAGGGCATCGAGACCGAGGAACAGGCGCAGTACGCCCGCGCGCTGGGCGCGACGCTCGGCCAGGGGTACCTGTTCGGCCGGCCGACGTCCGTGCCGAAGCGCACCCAGAGCACGGAGGTCCCGGTGCCGATCCACACCACCGCGCTGCCGTACACCTGGCGCACGCCGTTCGAGCTGGCCAGCTCGCGCTGCAGGATTCGCCACGGGACGATCGGACTGCTCGCGTCGATCAGCCGCGAGCTCGAGCGCCAGGCGGTCCGCAATCGCCGCTCGTCGCTGCTGATCAGCAGCTTCCCCGGCGTCGACCGCTGGATGACGCAGATGAACGAGGTCTACGCGGACCTGGCGAGAGAGCTCGCGTTCGCCGCGGTGCTCGCGGTCGGCGTGCCGCCCGAGCCGTTCCCCGGCGTCAAGGGCGTCAACATCCACGAGGGCGACCCGGTCAGCGGCACGTGGAACGTCATCGTCGTCAGCGCCCACTCCGCGTCGATGGTGGTCGCCAAGGAGCGTCCCCGCGACGGCGCCGCCGAGCAGGAGTTCGACTTCATCGTGAGCTACGACCGCGACCTGATCGTCGAGTGCGCGCAGGCACTGATGCTCCGCATCGCGCGCCTGTCGCGTCCGCGCGCCAGTGACGCGATGGTGCTCGCTTAGTAGAAGAAAGTAGAGTAATGTGGAACTTGTGAGCGGTCGACCCGCTCACTCGTCGCTCCAGACCCCGGTGGCGTTGCTGGTCAACGGACTCTGAGCTTTGGGAGCGGCATGAGAGCCGATCACGGGTACCACCTCTTCTCTGCAGACGTGCGGCTCGGGACGGGCGGGCACGTCGTGACGCTCGCAGGCGAGCTGGACCTGGCGGGCGTGACGGCCCTCGACACCTGCATCGCCCGGCTTTCTCCGCGTGCCGACGAGCTGGTGCTCGACTTCGGAGAACTGCGGTTCATCGATGCCAATGGCCTGCACGCGATCGCCAGTGCCGCAGGGCGAGTGGCGGCCGGCGGCGGCTCGCTGACGATCAGCTCTCCGCGGCCCGCGTGCCGCCGGCTGCTCGACCTCGTCGGGTTCGACCGAATCGTGGCGGTTCGGCCATGAGTCTCCTCAGCCTCAACCGGCGGGGCACATCCACCGCCAGCTCTGAGCGCGTCGCGCAGTCCGTCGCCGACGCCGCTCGGCGCGTGCGGGCCGTCGGAACGGCCTTCGACCGGCACGCGAGCGTCCTCCGCCGGCTCGCGCTGTTCGTCGCCGAGGACGCGCGGATCGCCGACGACGCCGTCGCCGGAGCCTTCGTCTCCCTGGCGTTTGGTCCCGACGACGTCGAGCCTGCGCGGGAGAACCTTCTCGCCGCGTTGGCCGGAGAGGTCTACGTCCGCTGCGTCCGGGCGCGCGTGCCGTTCGAGCGGCACGCGCGCCCAGCGGGCGGGCGTGCCGACGCCGACACCGGTTCGGCGCGGGCGGCCCGAGCGACGTTCGCGCTGCTGCCCCGCGAGCAGCGTGACCTGCTCGTCCTGATCCTGTTCGGCGGACACACGCGCCGTCAGGCGGCTCGTCGCGTCGGCTTGAGCGACGACGCCGCGGCAACGTCGATCAAGGCTGCGCTGCGCGCCCTGCGCCCGCCGCAGCGATCGCGCTGATCAGCGCTCGGACGTCGACGAGCCCGGCTCGGCGACGGTGAGCGAGGCGTCGAGACGCCCGTCGATCACGTCGCGCGCGACGGCGCTGAGCCGAAGGTTGTGCGTCCGCGCGTGAGCGCGCAGCCGCGCGAACGCTACGTCCACGCCGACCTGGGCGCGTTCGGCCAACACGCCCTTCGCCTGCTCGATCATCACCCGGCTCCGGAGCGCGCCCTGCAGCTGCTCGACGACCCCGCGCGCCTCGCGCACCGCGCGCTCCTGCAGCAGCGCGATCGCGGCGACGTCGGCCATTCCCTGGCCGAGCGGGACGTCGCGCTCGGTCAGCCGCCCGGCGTCGGCACGGAACAGGTTCAGCGCCCCGATCGTCTCGCCGCGCACCCGCATCGGGACCGCCTGCACGGAGCGGAACCCCTTCTCGACGGCGGCCGGCGCGAACCGCGGCCAGCGATCGGCCGCGGCGCGGAGGTCCTCGCTGAACATCGCCCGGCCGTGCTGGTAGCACTCGAAGCAGGGACCCTCGTCGTTCTGGGTCTCCAGCAGCTCCAGCGCCTCCGAGCGCTCGCTCGAGGACGCCATCACCCGCAGCGTTCCCGCGGCATCCGCCAGCAGCAGTCCGGCCTCGGCGCAGTCGAGCAGCTCCACGCAGCGTTCGGTCAGCCGGTGCAGGAACTCCAGCACGTCGAAATCGTCGACCATCGTGTCGGCCAGCTCGACGAACGTCTCCACGATCCGCTGCTCTCGTGTCATGCCCCGGTCCCTGTCCCGTTGGCCCCTGCCACCGACGGCGACAGTATCAAGCGACGACGTCCACGCCCGCGCGTCACGCCGGGCCCTCCAGTCGCAGCCGGCGCTCGACGACCTCGCGGGCGACCACCCGCAGGTCCAGCCCCTCCGCGAACGCGTGACCGCGCAGACGCACGAACGCCTCGTCGAGGGAGACGTCCAGCTGTGCGGAGACCATCCCCGTCGCCTGATGGACCTCCGCCCAGTGCGGCGGCGCCTTCGCCAGCAGCTCGTGGAGTCCGTCGGCCGGGGCTCCCGCCTGGAGGCCGAGGACGGTGTGGACGGCGACGTCGGCGAGCACCAGGCCGTCGACCAGCTCGTCGGCGGTCAACGCTCCCGCGCGATCGCGGTAGAGCACGAGCACGCCGACGCGGATCGCCCCGACGTGCAGCGGCAGCGCGAAGACCGCCCGGATCCCTGCTGTCACTCCGGCTGGGCCGAACGCCGGCCAGCGCACCGGAACCGGGTCGGCCAGCTCCGGCTCCATGACAGGCGCGCTGCTCTCCCACGCGTCGACGCACGGACCCTCGCCGAGCATCAGCTGCAGCTCCTGCACTGCCGCGATCCCGGGGTCGGACACGCCCGCCGTCCCACGCAGCTGGCCGTCGACCATCAGCGAGAGCCCGGCTCCGCTGAGCGAGAGCAGCGCGACCGCCGCCGCGCAGATCCGGTCGACGGGCGAGGCCGCGTCGTCGGCCCCGGCCTCCGCCATCGCCCGCAGCACGGCGCTCAGTCGACCGGTCGGCACGCCCGCAACACTACCCCTGCAGGCTCCGGCGGCCGCCGGTGTACGACTCAGCGGCGGGAGCGGGTCGGCGAAGGGATGAGCGCGCCGCCGGCGCTGACGAGAGCGAACGCAAGCAGCCGGGCGATGTCGAGCTGCCCGTCGCGCCGTGAGACGTGCGGCGCTCAGACTGCCGTCGAGCTGAGCAGCGGACTGGGGCGCAGAACGTGGCGCCGGCCCCAGGCCGCCGCCGCGGCGTGGTCTAGCAGCAGCGGCACCAGCTGCTCGATCGGCACCGGTCGGACGCCGAGCCCTGCGGCGCGCGCGAACTCGAAGCGCGCCCAGACGTCGACGTAGGGGGCGTAGATGCCGATCTGCTCCGCCGCCGCCGGGACGCACGGCGTCATCGGCCGGCCGGCATGGGCGTAGGCCAGGCGCGCGAACTCCTCCATCGTCGGCGCCAGCCTGCCGCTCACGGCCTGCACGACGCCGGCGATC encodes:
- a CDS encoding sensor domain-containing phosphodiesterase, giving the protein MEIGGWEAQATVAGGLDELLRLGQVRTAFQPIVDLETGRLFGFEALSRGPEGSDLEQPDRLFAAARADDRLAALDSLCQVTALASAEAHAIQSPLTLFVNVEPDSACFGSLPHVGRGVRGIIELTERTLTSRLAELLPAVRSARERGWGIALDDIGADTRSLALMPLLRPDVIKLDLRLVQTQPTPEIAAIAGAVGAQAERTGATVLAEGIETEEQAQYARALGATLGQGYLFGRPTSVPKRTQSTEVPVPIHTTALPYTWRTPFELASSRCRIRHGTIGLLASISRELERQAVRNRRSSLLISSFPGVDRWMTQMNEVYADLARELAFAAVLAVGVPPEPFPGVKGVNIHEGDPVSGTWNVIVVSAHSASMVVAKERPRDGAAEQEFDFIVSYDRDLIVECAQALMLRIARLSRPRASDAMVLA
- a CDS encoding RNA polymerase sigma factor; this translates as MSLLSLNRRGTSTASSERVAQSVADAARRVRAVGTAFDRHASVLRRLALFVAEDARIADDAVAGAFVSLAFGPDDVEPARENLLAALAGEVYVRCVRARVPFERHARPAGGRADADTGSARAARATFALLPREQRDLLVLILFGGHTRRQAARRVGLSDDAAATSIKAALRALRPPQRSR
- a CDS encoding GAF and ANTAR domain-containing protein — protein: MTREQRIVETFVELADTMVDDFDVLEFLHRLTERCVELLDCAEAGLLLADAAGTLRVMASSSERSEALELLETQNDEGPCFECYQHGRAMFSEDLRAAADRWPRFAPAAVEKGFRSVQAVPMRVRGETIGALNLFRADAGRLTERDVPLGQGMADVAAIALLQERAVREARGVVEQLQGALRSRVMIEQAKGVLAERAQVGVDVAFARLRAHARTHNLRLSAVARDVIDGRLDASLTVAEPGSSTSER
- a CDS encoding STAS domain-containing protein yields the protein MRLGTGGHVVTLAGELDLAGVTALDTCIARLSPRADELVLDFGELRFIDANGLHAIASAAGRVAAGGGSLTISSPRPACRRLLDLVGFDRIVAVRP
- a CDS encoding GAF and ANTAR domain-containing protein; protein product: MPTGRLSAVLRAMAEAGADDAASPVDRICAAAVALLSLSGAGLSLMVDGQLRGTAGVSDPGIAAVQELQLMLGEGPCVDAWESSAPVMEPELADPVPVRWPAFGPAGVTAGIRAVFALPLHVGAIRVGVLVLYRDRAGALTADELVDGLVLADVAVHTVLGLQAGAPADGLHELLAKAPPHWAEVHQATGMVSAQLDVSLDEAFVRLRGHAFAEGLDLRVVAREVVERRLRLEGPA
- a CDS encoding ice-binding family protein, with amino-acid sequence MATAPRTTCDPFAGISLSARRVAGAFAVALLVVLTSLTSAALAAQPPVGLGTADSFAVLSGSTVTNIGPSTINGNLGVSPGTAVIGFPPGTVNGTIHAADAVAGQAQSDLTTAYDDAAGRTPPAAVPADLTGHTLTPGVYRSASALALTGQLTLDAQGDPSAVFVFQAGSTLITGSGSHVSLVNGAQPCNVFWQVGSSATLGTTSVFAGNILALTSITLTDGVTLHGRALARNGAVTLINDTITAARCATGGGTPGGGTPGGGGGGSGGGGTGGGGGTQGGGPGGGNGTNAAPNGRGALTTTPSRVARYGTTRCVQRTFRALVTGRSIRRVVFTVDRLVVTTARRAPFAAMIEPGDGISTLKARVTFNDGTPAVTRRMRMRACAAARRPVAAPQRPSTPPSRPPRTPGGFTG